The Brevibacillus brevis genome contains a region encoding:
- a CDS encoding FMN-binding negative transcriptional regulator: MYIPKQYRMDHDEAVQMMKSNPFALLITVDEHRPLATHIPLEIREAEGKIYATGHIAYGNMQKKTLDNNRDVLLIFQGPHAYISSSWYESEQVPTWDYLAVHAYGTARILTKDELKSALDSMLTHYESHRKNGRLWETFDPELLEREMKGIVGFEIEITSIQGAAKMSQNRNNTDYKSIVAKLEKSNDQEEIQVAQWMREQRKELFK; this comes from the coding sequence GTGTACATTCCTAAGCAATATCGTATGGATCATGATGAGGCAGTACAAATGATGAAGTCGAACCCGTTTGCCCTATTGATTACGGTTGATGAACACCGCCCGTTGGCTACGCATATTCCTTTGGAAATTCGTGAAGCGGAAGGGAAAATCTATGCGACTGGGCATATTGCATACGGAAACATGCAGAAGAAAACGTTGGATAACAATCGGGATGTTTTGCTTATTTTTCAAGGACCGCACGCTTACATTTCGTCAAGCTGGTATGAGAGTGAACAGGTTCCCACATGGGACTATCTCGCTGTACATGCGTATGGGACAGCACGAATCCTTACGAAGGATGAACTGAAATCGGCTTTGGATTCGATGCTTACACACTATGAATCTCACCGAAAAAATGGTCGGCTCTGGGAGACATTTGATCCTGAATTGCTTGAGAGAGAAATGAAGGGAATCGTTGGTTTTGAGATTGAAATCACCTCGATTCAAGGTGCAGCCAAAATGAGCCAAAATCGCAACAACACCGATTATAAATCGATTGTGGCAAAACTTGAAAAATCAAATGATCAAGAGGAAATTCAGGTTGCTCAGTGGATGCGTGAGCAACGGAAAGAGTTATTTAAATGA
- a CDS encoding LysE family translocator, protein MEFSTIWLFVIAASTLLIIPGPAVFYIMARSIDQGKKAGLVSVLGVSLGGSVHVIAGAIGVSAILMTSATAFHIVKYLGAAYLIYLGCKTLFSKADNTASEIPKAPRKKLRKIFYESALVEVMNPKTALFFLAFFPQFISPTAGSVTVQFLLLGTLFIILAFVSDGLYAVLAASMRKRIVSSTASSKVVNRITGYLYIALGIFSAFASPSKT, encoded by the coding sequence ATGGAGTTTTCAACTATTTGGCTATTTGTCATTGCCGCTTCTACATTGTTAATCATACCTGGACCAGCTGTGTTCTACATTATGGCAAGAAGCATCGATCAAGGGAAGAAAGCAGGTCTGGTATCTGTTCTAGGTGTGTCTCTTGGCGGCTCTGTTCACGTGATAGCTGGAGCAATTGGCGTTTCTGCGATCCTTATGACATCGGCAACAGCGTTTCATATCGTGAAATACTTGGGTGCTGCTTATCTTATCTATCTGGGGTGTAAGACTTTATTTTCTAAAGCTGATAATACGGCTTCCGAAATTCCAAAAGCCCCTCGCAAAAAATTACGAAAGATTTTTTACGAGTCAGCGCTTGTAGAGGTAATGAATCCCAAGACAGCACTCTTCTTTTTAGCCTTCTTTCCGCAATTCATATCGCCTACTGCTGGGTCAGTCACCGTTCAATTTTTGCTTTTAGGAACGTTATTTATTATCCTAGCTTTTGTTAGCGATGGTCTGTATGCCGTTCTCGCAGCAAGTATGAGAAAGCGGATTGTGAGTAGTACGGCGAGTTCAAAGGTAGTGAATCGGATAACTGGTTATTTATATATTGCCCTAGGGATTTTCTCCGCCTTTGCGAGCCCCTCCAAAACATAA
- a CDS encoding B3/B4 domain-containing protein: MPKFIIEDDFWSLFPHAKIGIVICQGIDNSIRDVEKYEKLLQEAEKEAHTFISLEEFSSNPVISVWREAFQKFKTKKGARCSIEALLKRVKNGNPIGTINPLVDIYNSISLRYGLPCGGEDIDTFVGNIRLTQANGNEPFIPLGQDENASPYEGEIVYKDDDGAICRCWNWREAQRTMLTENTKNAFLCIELIDETRSDEFHMALKELSDSVPHHLGGMVKMEVLDINHKEMTIFD, from the coding sequence ATGCCTAAATTTATCATTGAAGATGATTTTTGGTCGTTATTTCCGCATGCAAAAATAGGCATCGTGATTTGCCAGGGAATTGATAATTCAATTAGGGACGTTGAAAAATACGAGAAGCTGCTGCAGGAGGCTGAGAAAGAAGCGCATACATTTATCAGTCTGGAGGAATTCAGTAGTAATCCTGTCATTTCCGTTTGGCGAGAAGCTTTTCAGAAATTCAAGACAAAGAAAGGCGCAAGATGTTCCATTGAAGCTTTATTAAAAAGAGTAAAAAATGGCAATCCGATCGGAACAATAAATCCGCTTGTTGACATCTATAATTCCATTTCATTGCGATATGGGCTTCCGTGTGGTGGAGAAGATATCGACACTTTTGTAGGCAATATTCGCCTGACGCAGGCAAATGGCAACGAACCGTTTATCCCATTGGGACAGGATGAAAATGCTTCGCCCTATGAAGGGGAGATTGTTTATAAAGATGATGACGGTGCAATATGCAGATGCTGGAATTGGCGTGAAGCGCAGAGGACAATGCTAACAGAAAATACGAAAAATGCATTCCTCTGTATCGAATTAATCGATGAAACAAGAAGCGATGAATTCCATATGGCGCTTAAAGAATTGTCTGATTCCGTGCCACATCATCTTGGGGGTATGGTGAAGATGGAAGTGTTAGATATCAATCATAAGGAAATGACAATCTTTGATTAA
- a CDS encoding SRPBCC family protein yields MSLTLSLDFEYKTSIEKLWSALTDSSKLAKWVVNIHNGQAMENDFKPVVGQRFQFRTQPTEYWDGIVDGEVLIVDEPHRLSYTWSSGGENHTVTWTLQDLGNGKVNLHLEQTGISNAQALGGAKYGWSNWCGELEKVLEQ; encoded by the coding sequence ATGAGTTTAACATTATCCTTGGATTTTGAGTACAAGACATCGATTGAGAAGCTTTGGTCCGCCTTAACAGATTCAAGCAAGCTTGCCAAGTGGGTGGTCAACATCCATAATGGTCAGGCGATGGAAAATGATTTTAAGCCCGTCGTAGGACAGCGTTTTCAGTTTCGCACTCAGCCGACCGAATATTGGGACGGAATTGTTGACGGAGAAGTGCTTATCGTGGACGAACCACACCGGTTGTCCTATACTTGGTCCAGTGGAGGAGAGAACCACACGGTTACTTGGACGCTGCAGGATTTAGGGAACGGAAAAGTTAACCTGCATCTCGAACAAACCGGAATCTCAAATGCGCAAGCACTGGGTGGAGCTAAGTATGGCTGGAGTAATTGGTGCGGCGAGCTTGAAAAGGTGTTGGAACAATAA
- a CDS encoding ArsR/SmtB family transcription factor, whose product MSENNQLRDVFDAIADPTRRQLIRLLAETEEMPLHELTAQFQMGRTAVSKHLTILKEAGLVLDRKVGRETRFRLNASPLREIQDWVTFYSKFWSTNMLRLNQLLEEEEE is encoded by the coding sequence GTGAGCGAGAACAACCAGTTACGGGATGTGTTTGATGCAATTGCAGACCCAACTAGGCGCCAATTGATTCGCCTGTTAGCAGAGACAGAGGAGATGCCGCTTCATGAATTAACGGCACAGTTTCAAATGGGCCGAACAGCGGTATCCAAGCATTTGACAATCCTTAAAGAGGCCGGACTGGTACTTGACCGAAAAGTCGGCAGAGAAACGCGATTTAGGCTAAACGCATCTCCACTCAGAGAAATTCAGGATTGGGTGACTTTCTACAGTAAGTTCTGGAGTACGAATATGTTGCGCTTGAACCAACTATTAGAGGAGGAAGAAGAATGA
- a CDS encoding DoxX family protein gives MSKMIGAETNVKAETKPRGKMIAYWSVTLLLASAVMLSGIGQLMQYGGNLELVTNLGYPLYVLTILGIWKVLGAIALVVPGFPRLKEWAHAGIFFLMTGAAFSHAFADDYGDYGFAIILPLSYAALNIASWALRPNSRKL, from the coding sequence ATGAGTAAGATGATTGGGGCGGAAACAAACGTGAAAGCAGAGACCAAGCCCCGAGGAAAGATGATTGCTTATTGGTCAGTCACATTACTACTCGCATCAGCGGTTATGTTAAGTGGTATCGGGCAACTGATGCAATATGGGGGAAACCTCGAGTTAGTGACGAATCTTGGTTATCCATTATACGTCTTGACCATTCTCGGAATTTGGAAAGTGCTTGGAGCCATCGCCCTCGTCGTCCCAGGTTTCCCTCGGCTTAAAGAATGGGCTCACGCTGGTATCTTCTTTTTAATGACTGGTGCGGCTTTCTCTCATGCGTTTGCTGACGATTATGGTGATTACGGGTTTGCTATTATTCTTCCGCTTTCATATGCTGCACTAAATATCGCGTCGTGGGCGCTTCGTCCGAATAGCCGCAAACTTTAG
- a CDS encoding nuclear transport factor 2 family protein: MKTSLKENAVSFLQLVASGNVREAYQKYTGPNFRHHNPFFRGDAHSLMLAMEENAAKNPNKILEVKRAIEEGDIVAVHSHVKQNQEDLGGAVVHIFRFQNDQIVEFWDVGQPIPDDSPNENGMF, translated from the coding sequence ATGAAAACTTCACTCAAAGAGAATGCGGTGTCGTTTTTGCAATTGGTAGCGTCGGGTAATGTGCGAGAAGCATACCAAAAATACACAGGACCAAATTTTCGCCACCATAATCCCTTTTTCCGCGGCGATGCTCACTCTCTTATGCTCGCAATGGAAGAGAACGCCGCAAAGAATCCCAATAAGATTCTCGAAGTGAAACGTGCCATCGAAGAGGGGGATATCGTTGCGGTTCATTCTCATGTGAAGCAAAACCAAGAGGACCTTGGGGGAGCTGTGGTCCATATCTTCCGTTTTCAGAACGACCAAATCGTCGAATTCTGGGATGTAGGTCAGCCCATACCGGATGATTCCCCCAATGAGAATGGAATGTTCTAA
- a CDS encoding LysR substrate-binding domain-containing protein — protein sequence MFGKYLEERGLAFSQMMELWSIEAIKRCVRSGLGITCLPLMTVKDEIDQEKVKIIPCDSSFPAIFVQVVYHKNKWISQAMTEFIAITLKHAKSWA from the coding sequence TTGTTCGGAAAATACCTGGAAGAGCGAGGGCTTGCCTTTTCTCAAATGATGGAATTGTGGAGCATCGAGGCAATCAAACGATGTGTGAGGAGTGGTCTAGGTATCACTTGTTTACCGTTGATGACTGTAAAAGATGAGATCGATCAAGAAAAAGTAAAGATCATTCCCTGTGACAGTAGCTTTCCTGCTATTTTCGTGCAAGTTGTTTATCACAAAAACAAGTGGATTTCGCAAGCGATGACGGAGTTTATTGCGATAACGTTAAAACATGCAAAAAGTTGGGCATAG
- a CDS encoding LysR family transcriptional regulator, with product MFDRMGRKVTLTDVGKRLIGYTEEILNTYGRIESIASDEKEVRGELKIATPESLTVYRLEPILSEYRKSSFLTGKTVFIVPCSENTWKSEGLPFLK from the coding sequence TTGTTTGATCGAATGGGTCGAAAAGTAACGCTTACCGATGTTGGAAAAAGGTTGATTGGCTATACAGAAGAAATATTAAATACGTATGGCAGGATTGAAAGCATAGCGAGTGACGAGAAGGAGGTACGAGGAGAGTTAAAAATAGCCACTCCTGAGTCTTTAACGGTCTATCGCCTAGAACCAATACTTAGTGAATATCGGAAATCTTCATTTCTAACGGGAAAGACTGTATTTATCGTGCCTTGTTCGGAAAATACCTGGAAGAGCGAGGGCTTGCCTTTTCTCAAATGA
- a CDS encoding DUF92 domain-containing protein has protein sequence MEWLIGLACSAGIAGAAYVKRSLSGSGFLAAVILGTMMYALGSPIWFGSLIAFFVSSTLLSKWKKHKKEEAESGYEKTGRRDAGQVLANGGLGLLLCVANWAWPHPLWWYAFLGVMAAVTADTWATEIGGLSRKPPRSIKTGQIVPPGTSGGVSSLGMGASLAGGLFIGGVAWLLLAIPGQPAPDAVSPAFRLAAWIGIAGLAGMIGSLVDSWIGATWQQMYRCGVCGREIEQSRHCGKPAVRIRGRAGWNNDAVNIVGSLAGGAFAALLALAIGLSFDL, from the coding sequence GTGGAGTGGTTAATAGGACTAGCCTGCAGCGCCGGGATTGCGGGGGCGGCTTATGTAAAACGGTCGCTGTCTGGTTCCGGCTTTTTGGCGGCGGTGATACTGGGTACCATGATGTACGCACTCGGAAGCCCTATCTGGTTCGGCTCCCTCATCGCTTTTTTTGTCTCGTCCACCTTATTATCCAAGTGGAAAAAGCATAAAAAGGAAGAGGCCGAGAGCGGCTATGAGAAAACGGGGAGACGCGATGCTGGCCAGGTGCTCGCAAACGGCGGACTCGGGCTGCTGTTATGTGTAGCAAATTGGGCGTGGCCCCATCCGCTTTGGTGGTACGCGTTCCTCGGCGTGATGGCAGCGGTCACGGCTGATACGTGGGCGACAGAGATCGGCGGCTTGAGCCGAAAGCCTCCGAGATCGATCAAGACGGGTCAGATTGTTCCGCCCGGCACTTCCGGCGGTGTTTCTAGCCTGGGCATGGGTGCTTCGCTGGCCGGTGGTCTATTTATCGGCGGTGTAGCGTGGTTGTTGCTTGCGATACCTGGTCAACCCGCGCCGGATGCGGTCTCGCCTGCATTTAGACTGGCAGCCTGGATCGGAATAGCCGGACTGGCGGGTATGATAGGGTCACTGGTTGATTCATGGATCGGTGCGACATGGCAGCAAATGTACCGTTGCGGCGTTTGCGGTCGTGAAATCGAGCAGTCTCGTCACTGCGGCAAGCCAGCCGTGCGAATCCGCGGTCGCGCTGGTTGGAACAACGATGCCGTCAATATAGTTGGCTCGCTTGCAGGTGGTGCTTTCGCCGCCTTATTGGCGCTGGCAATCGGCTTATCGTTTGACCTATAA
- a CDS encoding MFS transporter — protein MIQQGTPLFRKTSFAFFAAGFNTFAILYCVQPLMPEFSKEFAVNPTTASLSLSITTMVLAVSMLVFGSLSEVWGRKPIMIFSMLASSVFCILTAFSSNFHVLLVLRTIEGISLAGLPSIAMAYLGEEIESKSLGAAMGLYICGNSIGAVFGRVFSGMMSDYFGWQIAIGGIGLISLVATVIFWNTLPPSQNFKARPFVLRKLGLSLMAHLKAPSLICLFVIGFLLLGSNVALFNYIAYVLLEKPYSLSQTLISWTFLIMIIGMFSSVWTGKLVDRHGKQRLLFISLFLALIGVCLTWEANLIMKIVGLGFFTFGFFGAHAVASSWVGQLALQNKAQASSLYLFFYYTGSSVGGTLGGLFWSAYGWGGVISMNVGFLVVGFILWACVSKMGQNAKKVTKTA, from the coding sequence ATGATACAACAAGGCACGCCACTCTTCCGTAAAACCAGCTTTGCTTTTTTTGCTGCTGGCTTCAATACGTTTGCTATTCTTTACTGCGTACAGCCTTTGATGCCGGAATTTTCAAAAGAGTTTGCGGTTAATCCAACGACAGCAAGTCTTTCCCTCTCCATTACAACCATGGTTCTTGCCGTCAGTATGCTCGTTTTTGGGTCGCTGTCTGAAGTATGGGGACGCAAGCCGATCATGATCTTTTCCATGCTTGCTTCGTCTGTGTTTTGTATTCTCACAGCATTCAGTTCGAATTTTCATGTTCTCCTGGTATTGCGAACGATTGAAGGAATTTCCTTGGCCGGTCTACCCTCCATCGCAATGGCCTATCTTGGAGAAGAAATCGAATCGAAAAGCCTTGGAGCAGCTATGGGTCTCTATATATGCGGCAACTCAATTGGTGCTGTGTTTGGCAGGGTTTTCTCAGGAATGATGAGTGACTACTTCGGCTGGCAGATCGCAATAGGGGGGATTGGTCTCATCAGTTTGGTTGCCACAGTGATTTTTTGGAACACCTTACCACCATCACAAAACTTTAAAGCACGTCCATTCGTATTGAGAAAGCTAGGTCTGTCTTTAATGGCCCATCTAAAGGCTCCAAGTCTCATTTGTTTATTTGTCATCGGCTTTTTACTTTTGGGAAGTAATGTAGCGTTGTTCAATTACATCGCTTATGTATTACTCGAAAAGCCCTATTCACTCAGCCAAACATTGATAAGTTGGACATTTTTAATTATGATCATCGGAATGTTCAGCTCTGTCTGGACAGGAAAATTAGTAGATCGTCACGGTAAGCAAAGGCTGTTATTCATTAGCTTATTCCTTGCATTAATCGGCGTCTGCTTGACGTGGGAAGCGAATCTCATTATGAAGATAGTAGGACTTGGATTTTTTACTTTTGGATTTTTTGGAGCGCATGCCGTTGCAAGCAGCTGGGTAGGACAGCTTGCTTTACAGAACAAAGCACAGGCCTCTTCCTTGTATTTATTTTTCTACTATACGGGCTCAAGTGTAGGAGGAACACTCGGAGGATTGTTTTGGTCCGCATACGGATGGGGAGGCGTCATCAGCATGAATGTTGGCTTTCTCGTAGTAGGCTTCATACTTTGGGCGTGCGTCTCAAAAATGGGACAGAACGCGAAGAAAGTGACGAAAACAGCCTAG
- a CDS encoding LysR family transcriptional regulator gives MEWQQFEYFQTLARIQHVTHAAEALSISQSALSRSIARFEDEIGVPLFDRQGRSIRLNKYGHLFLKRVENMMKEFHEGKQEIMDLLDPDKGEVSLGFLHTLSTSRIPDLLASFRSHYPNVHFRLGQGPSHTLMNQLQGGEFDLCLLAPMDMKSPFVWKPLWDEELFVIVPKDHKYANRTSITLEEIADESFIHLKEGYSLRITVEQLFQAAGITPPITFEGEEADTVAGLVAAGLGISLLPNLKGTDQSKITQIPVKSPKCQRTIGIAWVEGRYLSPATEKFKQFVMNHACDFE, from the coding sequence ATGGAATGGCAACAGTTCGAATATTTTCAAACCCTGGCAAGAATCCAACACGTGACACATGCTGCCGAAGCTCTCTCGATTTCCCAGTCTGCCCTTAGTCGCTCGATAGCCCGATTTGAGGATGAAATAGGCGTGCCCCTGTTTGACCGTCAGGGACGTTCGATTCGGCTCAATAAATATGGTCATCTCTTTTTAAAGCGAGTCGAAAACATGATGAAGGAATTTCATGAAGGAAAACAAGAAATCATGGATTTGCTTGATCCAGATAAAGGAGAAGTGTCTCTTGGATTTCTGCACACGTTAAGTACCAGCCGTATCCCTGATTTACTGGCTTCTTTTCGCTCCCACTACCCAAACGTTCATTTTCGACTCGGACAAGGTCCCTCCCATACGCTTATGAATCAGTTGCAAGGAGGAGAATTTGATCTTTGTCTACTTGCTCCTATGGATATGAAATCTCCTTTTGTATGGAAGCCGCTTTGGGATGAAGAACTTTTTGTGATTGTCCCCAAAGACCACAAATATGCAAATCGTACCTCGATTACTTTGGAAGAGATTGCAGATGAATCCTTTATCCATTTAAAAGAAGGGTACTCCCTTCGTATTACCGTCGAGCAATTGTTTCAAGCAGCGGGAATTACACCTCCGATTACCTTTGAAGGAGAGGAAGCAGATACCGTTGCAGGACTGGTCGCTGCCGGACTGGGAATCTCCCTTTTGCCCAATTTAAAGGGAACGGACCAGAGTAAGATCACACAAATCCCTGTCAAAAGCCCGAAGTGCCAACGAACCATTGGAATTGCCTGGGTAGAAGGGCGATATTTATCACCTGCCACTGAAAAATTTAAACAATTTGTTATGAACCATGCCTGCGATTTTGAATAG
- a CDS encoding MFS transporter translates to MGAHNRWLMIAVGLGILLNPLNSSMISVAIARLQNVYSLDFTVVSWMIFSFYIASAIAQPVMGKASDLFGRKKIFLTGLVVSFFASLLAPLSPNFGWLIVFRIVQSIGTSMMVAVGMAIVRIHITEKQATALSVLSIFLSGAAAIGPFIGGVLIHYWDWSAIFLMNIPFVVASFLLAWRMIPKDESAASVAHNMSFRKWLELIDATGIVLFAVGLVALLVGLLSAKSSGHVSWWHILVGGIGLVTLGAFVRHELKTTSPFIPLRTFAKYPAMTWVNIEFMLVNVLFYSLFFGLPSYLQMVRHVSEFHTGMLMLSLGLCSLVVSPLAGRWIDQSGPRPALFASALLMTLGSLWLVTFNQDSHVISVCVALAAFGISNGLNNVGMQAALFKSSPKEIIGVASGLFNTSRYLGTILSSLLIGIVMGDKFSAEGLQVLGILLTTIALSLVLMSWRRESRERGQS, encoded by the coding sequence ATGGGGGCTCACAACAGGTGGTTGATGATTGCCGTTGGACTAGGGATATTATTGAACCCATTAAATTCTTCGATGATTTCTGTTGCGATTGCAAGGCTACAAAATGTCTACAGTCTTGACTTCACGGTTGTTTCGTGGATGATTTTCTCGTTCTACATTGCGAGTGCGATCGCCCAACCTGTCATGGGAAAGGCAAGCGATTTGTTCGGCCGTAAGAAGATATTTCTTACCGGGCTTGTCGTATCCTTCTTTGCTTCCTTATTGGCTCCATTATCACCCAATTTTGGGTGGCTCATTGTGTTCCGAATAGTGCAATCGATCGGAACAAGCATGATGGTTGCGGTTGGAATGGCCATTGTACGCATTCATATTACGGAGAAACAAGCGACCGCGCTTTCCGTACTGTCCATATTCCTGTCCGGGGCAGCAGCGATTGGACCTTTTATTGGCGGGGTATTGATTCATTATTGGGATTGGTCTGCTATCTTTCTCATGAATATTCCGTTCGTGGTGGCGAGCTTCCTGTTAGCCTGGAGGATGATTCCGAAGGATGAATCGGCAGCATCTGTTGCACATAACATGTCCTTTCGAAAATGGTTGGAGTTGATTGATGCAACAGGGATCGTGCTCTTCGCAGTAGGGCTGGTTGCACTGCTCGTTGGATTACTGTCAGCAAAATCATCCGGGCATGTCTCATGGTGGCATATTCTGGTTGGAGGAATCGGCCTCGTTACACTGGGGGCTTTCGTACGACATGAGTTAAAAACGACGTCTCCGTTTATTCCTCTACGGACATTCGCCAAGTATCCTGCGATGACGTGGGTCAATATCGAATTCATGCTCGTTAACGTCCTTTTTTATTCGCTTTTTTTCGGGCTTCCGTCCTACTTGCAAATGGTTCGCCATGTCAGCGAGTTCCATACAGGAATGCTCATGCTCAGCTTAGGTTTATGCTCACTCGTTGTGTCTCCACTAGCAGGACGATGGATTGATCAATCAGGACCTCGGCCGGCATTGTTCGCATCCGCCTTGCTTATGACATTGGGGTCATTGTGGCTCGTGACGTTCAATCAAGATTCACATGTGATTAGTGTGTGTGTGGCGTTAGCAGCATTTGGTATTAGCAACGGATTAAACAATGTCGGAATGCAAGCAGCCTTGTTCAAAAGTTCTCCAAAAGAAATCATCGGCGTAGCTTCCGGATTATTTAATACATCCAGATACCTGGGAACCATTCTCTCCTCATTGTTGATCGGCATTGTAATGGGAGATAAGTTTAGTGCCGAGGGGTTGCAAGTGCTTGGCATTCTCCTCACGACGATTGCATTGTCTTTGGTACTCATGAGTTGGCGAAGAGAATCAAGGGAAAGGGGGCAGTCGTAG